The following is a genomic window from Leptolyngbya sp. 'hensonii'.
AGTGGCCTGGCGGTTGGTTGTGGCGGACCCAGCCTGCGAATTCGCAATGTTGTCGTTGGTGGAGAGGCAATGGACTAAGGGTTTGTCATGGGCCATTCCCCACCCCGGCCCTGTGGCTTCCCCTCCCTAGAGGGAATTAACTTAATCACCAATGGCTAATGACCAATCACATTAGTATAGAGAGTGAATACCTGCATTTCTAACGCCCCATGTCTCTGCCTGTTGTTGCAATTATTGGCCGACCGAACGTCGGCAAGTCCACGATCGTTAACCGTCTGACTGAGACCAGTCATGCCATTGTCTATGACGAGCCTGGGATGACCCGCGATCGGACGTATCAACCGGCCTACTGGCGAGACCGGGAATTTATGGTAGTGGATACTGGGGGATTGGTCTTTGATGACGATACGGAATTTTTGCCCCTGATTCGACAGCAGGCTCTGGCGGCCCTGGCGGAATCCATTGCAGCAGTGTTTGTGGTCGATGGGCAGGAAGGGCCTACAGGTGCAGATGAGACCATTGCAGATTGGTTGCGCCAGCAGCCTGTCCCTGTGATTCTGGCGGTTAATAAGTGTGAATCTGTGGATCAAGGGGTGACTCAGGCGGCGCAATTCTGGGAATTGGGGCTAGGAGAGCCTTTTCCTGTATCCGGAATTCATGGGAACGGAACAGGGGAACTCCTGGATCAGCTCGTTACTTACCTGCCGCCGATTGAGGCCATGTCTGAGACGTCAGAAATCAAAGTGGCGATCGTCGGTCGTCCTAACGTGGGCAAGTCTAGCCTGCTGAATGCCTTTGTGGGGGAAAACCGAGCCATCGTCAGCCCCATTTCTGGTACGACGCGGGATGCGATCGATACCGTGGTGCAGCGGCAGGAGAAAACCTACCGTCTGATTGACACGGCTGGGATTCGGAAAAAGAAAATGGTGGAATATGGACCAGAATTTCTGGGGATCAATCGCGCTTTTAAGGCAATCCGGCGATCGGATGTGGTGCTGCTGGTGATCGATGCCCTGGATGGGGTGACGGAACAGGATCAGAAACTGGCAGGTCGAATCACAGAGGATGGGCGAGCCTGTGTTGTGGTCGTCAATAAGTGGGATGCAGTGGCTAAAGATTCCCACACAATTTACGACTATGAGAAGCTGGTGCGGGAGCGACTGGGCTTTGTCGAATGGGCTGAAACTATTTTTGTCAGTGCTCAGACAGGCCAGCGGGTAGAAAAAATTCTCGATCTGGTGGATACGGCTGCCGAGCAACATCAACGTCGGGTGACGACGGCGGTGATCAATGAAGTTCTGGAAGAGGCTGTGGGCTGGCATTCACCGCCCACCACTCGGCAGGGACGGCAAGGTAAGATTTACTATGGCACTCAGGTGACTAGTCAACCCCCTACCCTGGCTCTGTTTGTCAATGACTCTAAACTGTTCAATGACAACTACCGTCGTTATATTGAGCGCCAGGTGCGGCAAAGCCTGGGTTTTACAGGTACGCCTGTCCGCTTACTCTGGCGGAGTAAGAAGCTGAGAGAGATGGAGCGCGGGGCAAATCGGGCTACTAAGGTGAAGGGATGAATTTTCCAGGAGGCAAGTTCAACCTTGAAACATTCAAATTGCGAATTTAAAGCATGGATCTGTTACGTTCTCTCCCGATCGGTCTTTATCTGGAACAACCTGTCACCTGGTTGCACCATCTGGATCCCAGAGTAAAACTGGCCTGGCTCATGAGTTTTTTGGCGGTTCCCCTACTGGCCAGTCCGCCCTACCGCGTCTTTCTGGTGGGTTTCCTGATTCTGCTGACTCTGGCAGCCCTGATTCCCTTACGGGTTTGGCGACAACAGATGGGCTGGTTGCTATTCCTTTCAGTCTTCGTCTTCCTACTGACCGCAGTGGCTCCTGATGGTTTGCAAACGAATCATCAGCCTCGCCTGCCCATCGATGATCTGGCGGTGGTTCCAGCTTCTGGGACGACTACGGCCCCACCTGCTGCCTATAGCCCTGCTACTTATAACTATGTCTTGGTGAAGCAAGGGCCAATTACTGTGACCCGGCGATCGCTGGACCTCAGTATTCGGGTTAGCACCCTTCTATTCACCCTGATCTACAGTACGAACCTGTACCTGTTGACTACGGCTCCAGAGGAAATTACGGCTGGGCTGGAGGATCTGATGCAGCCGCTGCGTCGCTTCAAGTTGCCGGTGACCGAGATTGCCTTGACCCTGACCTTATCGCTGCGCTTTATTCCTCTGGTGTTGGAGGAGATTCAGAACCTGGCCCGTTCTGTTCAAACGCGGGCCATAAACTGGAAAAAACTGGGGTTGCGCCGCTCGGCACAAGTCTGGCTGGTGGTGATCGAACGGTTGCTGGAAAATCTCCTCTTACGGGCTGAGCAGATTGCCAGTGCCATGGAGGTGCGGGGGTTTACATCTCCCGATCGACACAAGGTGGAGTGGCATCAACTGCAATTGCAGCGCGCGGATTGGTTAGCGCTGACTGGGCTCATTTTGCTCTGGGGCAGTCGTTTTGCCTGGGGTGGGGGCGGATAGCCTACGGCAGATAATTTAATTCATTCCGAATGATCTTTTCGATCTGCTCCATCGTGGTTACCTTGCGGGCACTGACCTGGCGGCTCAAGGCTTCATCCACCCTAAATGCCTGCCCACTCTGGTTGAAGTAAAACGTAGCCAGGGTAAAGGGCTCAGAACTGCCAGGACCTCCCGGACCAGCATGATATTCAGCCAGAAGAATGATATCTTCAAAGCCGTCAAAATCCAGTTCGGTAAAAGAGATGGCTTTGATCTCCAGAAAGGTCCAGGGCTTGCGATCGGCTTCTGTGGAAGGCAGGGTATAAATCACCTTACCTTCCCGAATCAGATTCAGGGTTAATTTACGTCCGCCGATCTCCCCATAATGACTGGCGACTGGGACAAACAGACAGGTGCCAAAATTTCGCAACGTGACTCGAAAGGCATGGTTTAGAATCAAATCCTGGCCGGGGAGTGCCTGTTGGGCTGCTTTGATCTCCGGGGGCCGTAATGTTCGGATTTGGCCTGAGGTCGGTTGATCGCTGACCAGCCCAGCCCCAATTTGGACCGAGGACCAGGATTGCTGAGCGACTTCTGCCTGCACCAGCCTACTCCAGGGAGTCAGTAGCAGAGTGGTCAAGGAGATTACACTTAAACCCATTCTCATCGTAACAATGCGCCCGATCATGATAGTGAAGCCTCAGAACACAGGTAAATGGACGAGGAAGCACCCTTACTTGTTTCACGGCCTGCAGACCGTCAGGGTTGTGCTGCCATCGTTAGAGGGACAGTAATCTGCCTAAATTCCTGGCTCTACATCCATAGATATTCAGAGAAAAGCTGATGATGTTTGCATGAAAGCCAGTCCGATCGATTCAGATCGTCTTTGAAACTTTGGATGAGGGCCGATCTTCCAGTAGAAATACAGTCACTTCACCCAGTGGAAATACGGTCACTTTACCCCCATGTCAACCGTTATCAGCGGCAGGTTCTCGTTAAGTTTAGATTATGTTTTCTGCGACGTGCTGCTTGACTGGAGATGCAGCCACAATACTCTCTGGTGGATAGGCTGATCCTCTAGAGCGCTTTTTTGACAGGCTCTTTTAAAAAAGAAAACTATTATTAAAAGTTTCCCATTATCCGAGAAATTTCACTGGCATAATGTGCCACTTTCCCATAAATTGATGAAATGTTGGAAGCACTTTGGTTTGTCCAATTAAAGCCTGAATGAGCACAGAAACTTATCTGAATCACCCTACTTTTGGATTGCTTTTCAGGGTCTGTTCGATCGAGGAAAATCGAGAGCTTTTCGCGACACTGTATGCCCAGCGTCTCTTCTTTTTAGTGATTACGGCAGAGACAGGGGTTAAGTTTGAGCCCACAAGCCGAACGGATGCCCGCATCCTGGTAGAAAATCGTTTACGCCTGTTGCGCCGTATGGGTGCCCCTGAATATAACCAGCTCCTGGTTACCCACAAGCAAACCTTTCAGTAATCTTCCACCCCCTGACTGCACTTAGACTTCAGCCGATCATCAGATATTGTCGTCATGTCCGGAGAGACGATTGCATCTCGCATTGCCCATATTCGTCAGTCCCTGCCTGCTGCCACCCGCCTGATCGCAGTGACTAAGCAGGTCGGGGTCGATGCCATGCGAGAGGCTTACATGTCGGGTATTCGGGATTTTGGCGAGAGCCGAGTTCAAGAGGCAGAGATCAAGCAAGAACAACTGCAAGACCTCCCGGACCTCACCTGGCATTTTATTGGTCATCTGCAAAGTAATAAAGCTTCCAAAGCGCTGCATCTATTTCAGTGGATTCACTCTGTAGATAGTTTGTTCCTGGCGCAGCGCTTAAATCGGATTGCCTCCACGATCAGTTGGACGCCTCAGGTTTGCCTGCAGGTGAAAGTCCTCCCCGATCCCAATAAATCGGGCTGGTCCGTCCCCGATTTACTCCAGGATCTGCCCCAATTAGCACAATGCTCCTACCTGGCCATGCGGGGATTGATGACGATTCCGCCCCTGGGTCTGTCAGAGGCAGAGATTCTTGCCGTTTTTCAGCAAACCCGCGATCTAGCCGCACAAATCAGGCAGGAACTGACCCAGTACCCTACTCCCTCGATGCCAATGGATCAGTTGTCGATGGGAATGTCAGGAGACTATCCGCTGGCAGTTCAGGCTGGGGCCACCATGATTCGCCTGGGCACGCGGCTCTTTGGCGATCGCCAGTAGGAAGAACAGTTGCACTATAAATACTTCTGTTCTACAATTAAAGATTGTTCACTTAAAAATCTATCTAACCCCTTGTTTAAATCCCTCGACCCGTGTACTATAACGGGATCTTATTGAGTTGGATTATTGAGTTAGATTCCCTTTTCTGAGTAAAGTCAGCGCAAGAAGTCTATTTAGCCGTCTATCTGGCCACTTAAATCACTTTTCCTGATCATTAGAGATCGATCTAGTTAAATCCTAAATCAAACTCTAAAAATCCGTAAAAATACGGTAGCCAGACCAATGCACTTAGTAATTCAATGCGGACAATTAATCTGAAAAGTTGACAACTCAGGAAAACCAGATAGGAAGCCCATTCAAGCCATCTTGGTGGATTATTAATTTTTTCTTAAGTCCAACCGGGATGCTGAAAATGGGAGGCAATCTTTTCTGAGAGCTTGATTTATCGGGCTTTTTCGCTTTCGGATACCAGCTTGTGCTTTCCTCACAAATTTGCTAAGTTACCCACTGGCAAATTTTCCTTCAGACCCCCAATAGTGATAGCGATGGAGCGAGAACCGTGAACAATATCTTTACTAGACTGAGAGACTTCGTTGGCTTAAACGAATCTGGCGATTACGACTACGAGTACGACGAAATGGATGCAGGGCAGGAATATCAGAACCTGTACCAAGAAGAAAATCCCCAGCCTGTTGTTGAAGAGGACAGCCGCAGTCGGCGTCGCCTTCGCGATCGTGCCGCAGCTTCTTTCGCAACGGAAACCCCTTCCCCTTCTCC
Proteins encoded in this region:
- the der gene encoding ribosome biogenesis GTPase Der, with amino-acid sequence MSLPVVAIIGRPNVGKSTIVNRLTETSHAIVYDEPGMTRDRTYQPAYWRDREFMVVDTGGLVFDDDTEFLPLIRQQALAALAESIAAVFVVDGQEGPTGADETIADWLRQQPVPVILAVNKCESVDQGVTQAAQFWELGLGEPFPVSGIHGNGTGELLDQLVTYLPPIEAMSETSEIKVAIVGRPNVGKSSLLNAFVGENRAIVSPISGTTRDAIDTVVQRQEKTYRLIDTAGIRKKKMVEYGPEFLGINRAFKAIRRSDVVLLVIDALDGVTEQDQKLAGRITEDGRACVVVVNKWDAVAKDSHTIYDYEKLVRERLGFVEWAETIFVSAQTGQRVEKILDLVDTAAEQHQRRVTTAVINEVLEEAVGWHSPPTTRQGRQGKIYYGTQVTSQPPTLALFVNDSKLFNDNYRRYIERQVRQSLGFTGTPVRLLWRSKKLREMERGANRATKVKG
- a CDS encoding CbiQ family ECF transporter T component yields the protein MDLLRSLPIGLYLEQPVTWLHHLDPRVKLAWLMSFLAVPLLASPPYRVFLVGFLILLTLAALIPLRVWRQQMGWLLFLSVFVFLLTAVAPDGLQTNHQPRLPIDDLAVVPASGTTTAPPAAYSPATYNYVLVKQGPITVTRRSLDLSIRVSTLLFTLIYSTNLYLLTTAPEEITAGLEDLMQPLRRFKLPVTEIALTLTLSLRFIPLVLEEIQNLARSVQTRAINWKKLGLRRSAQVWLVVIERLLENLLLRAEQIASAMEVRGFTSPDRHKVEWHQLQLQRADWLALTGLILLWGSRFAWGGGG
- the pipX gene encoding transcriptional coactivator PipX, with the translated sequence MSTETYLNHPTFGLLFRVCSIEENRELFATLYAQRLFFLVITAETGVKFEPTSRTDARILVENRLRLLRRMGAPEYNQLLVTHKQTFQ
- a CDS encoding YggS family pyridoxal phosphate-dependent enzyme yields the protein MSGETIASRIAHIRQSLPAATRLIAVTKQVGVDAMREAYMSGIRDFGESRVQEAEIKQEQLQDLPDLTWHFIGHLQSNKASKALHLFQWIHSVDSLFLAQRLNRIASTISWTPQVCLQVKVLPDPNKSGWSVPDLLQDLPQLAQCSYLAMRGLMTIPPLGLSEAEILAVFQQTRDLAAQIRQELTQYPTPSMPMDQLSMGMSGDYPLAVQAGATMIRLGTRLFGDRQ